The following coding sequences are from one Mesorhizobium onobrychidis window:
- the rirA gene encoding iron-responsive transcriptional regulator RirA — translation MRLTRQTNYAMRILMYCAANTDRLSRIPEIAAAYSVSELFLFKILQPLVEHGLVETVRGRNGGVRLGRPAESITLFDVVRVTEESFAMAECFENDAAECPLIDSCALNSALREALNAFFAVLERYTIADMVAARPNVRHLLGIDMLVQRAPAA, via the coding sequence ATGCGGCTGACACGCCAGACCAACTACGCCATGCGCATCCTGATGTATTGCGCCGCTAATACCGACCGGCTGAGCCGAATCCCGGAGATCGCGGCCGCCTACTCGGTGTCGGAACTTTTTCTCTTCAAGATCCTGCAGCCTTTGGTCGAGCATGGTCTGGTCGAGACGGTGCGCGGCAGGAACGGCGGTGTCAGGCTCGGCCGCCCGGCCGAATCGATCACACTGTTCGACGTCGTGCGCGTGACCGAAGAGAGCTTCGCCATGGCCGAATGCTTCGAGAACGACGCCGCCGAATGTCCGCTGATCGACAGTTGCGCACTGAATTCGGCGCTGCGCGAGGCGCTCAATGCGTTCTTCGCCGTGCTCGAGCGCTATACGATCGCCGACATGGTGGCGGCGCGCCCGAACGTGCGGCACCTGCTCGGCATCGACATGCTGGTGCAAAGGGCGCCGGCCGCCTGA
- a CDS encoding TonB-dependent receptor domain-containing protein, with protein sequence MNDVDLEANTFTARYNITDEDKSWLDLHVNASYNKTKLEMTSLVPQNRFDPVTGLPIVLPAGSMSTFDVGTSGIDIWNTSRFETAGLAHELTYGGDWVGDDVETGGAAGGDSFYTPSGKRDISGAYIQDKLTWDWLEIIAGLRYDSYKLESDVGETSGDRLSPRITVGVSPFETTSLSGLQLYGTYAEGYRSPSLSETLISGNHPAGVSFPFLPNPDLKPETGKTVEFGINYKQDDIVEAGDAFRFKAAYFNNDVEDYIDGVTLSAFDPTSGCPFGPGIPICFQYQNFAKAKIRGFEMEGIYGAGWVSPGFRPRSSMATPSPMTASGQTLLPSPLPRSPGNSASAFWRTS encoded by the coding sequence GTGAATGATGTCGACCTGGAGGCGAATACCTTCACGGCGCGCTACAACATCACCGATGAAGACAAGAGCTGGCTCGATCTCCACGTCAACGCCTCCTACAACAAGACCAAGCTGGAGATGACAAGCCTCGTTCCGCAAAACCGGTTTGATCCAGTCACCGGTCTTCCCATCGTCCTGCCGGCGGGTTCGATGTCGACTTTCGATGTCGGCACTTCGGGGATCGACATCTGGAACACATCGCGGTTCGAGACCGCCGGCCTTGCGCATGAGCTGACCTATGGTGGCGACTGGGTTGGCGACGACGTCGAGACGGGTGGCGCCGCAGGCGGCGACAGTTTTTATACCCCTTCGGGCAAGCGAGACATTTCCGGCGCCTACATCCAGGACAAGCTCACCTGGGATTGGCTCGAAATTATCGCCGGCCTGCGCTATGACAGCTACAAGCTCGAAAGCGATGTCGGCGAAACTTCCGGCGACCGGCTGTCGCCGCGCATCACCGTCGGCGTCTCGCCGTTCGAAACCACCAGCCTTTCGGGACTGCAACTCTACGGCACCTATGCGGAGGGATATCGCTCCCCGTCGCTGTCGGAAACCCTGATCAGTGGCAACCATCCGGCAGGCGTCAGCTTTCCGTTTCTCCCCAATCCCGATCTGAAGCCTGAAACCGGCAAGACCGTCGAATTCGGTATCAACTACAAGCAGGACGACATCGTCGAAGCCGGCGACGCGTTTCGTTTCAAGGCGGCCTACTTCAACAACGACGTCGAAGACTACATCGACGGCGTCACCCTGTCGGCCTTCGATCCGACCAGCGGCTGCCCGTTCGGCCCCGGCATCCCGATCTGCTTCCAGTACCAGAATTTTGCAAAAGCCAAGATCCGCGGCTTCGAAATGGAAGGCATCTATGGCGCCGGCTGGGTTTCGCCGGGCTTTCGGCCTCGATCATCGATGGCCACACCATCTCCTATGACGGCGAGCGGGCAGACCTTGTTACCGTCCCCTCTTCCCAGGTCACCGGGCAACTCGGCTTCCGCTTTCTGGAGGACAAGCTGA
- a CDS encoding antibiotic biosynthesis monooxygenase family protein encodes MYIAMNRFKVQNGSEEAFEDVWKNRDSSLSEMQGFKEFHLLRGPVNEAEGYTLFASHTVWASHEDFVAWTKSENFRAAHRNAGSTKVHYLGHPQFEGFSVVEGA; translated from the coding sequence ATGTACATCGCGATGAACCGCTTCAAGGTCCAGAACGGCTCAGAGGAAGCCTTCGAGGACGTCTGGAAAAACCGCGATTCGAGCCTTTCGGAGATGCAGGGTTTCAAGGAGTTTCATCTGCTGCGCGGTCCGGTCAACGAGGCCGAAGGCTACACGCTGTTCGCCTCGCACACCGTGTGGGCAAGCCATGAGGATTTCGTCGCCTGGACCAAATCCGAGAACTTTCGCGCGGCGCACCGCAACGCCGGCTCCACCAAGGTGCACTATCTCGGCCATCCGCAGTTCGAAGGCTTTTCGGTCGTCGAGGGCGCGTGA
- a CDS encoding phasin family protein: protein MAKRPESDTFMDMFGRFGRDLKLPNVDVEAILNHHRKNLEALEKSARASAAGASSLLSRQREMLQDTLHEIADMAQSYRAPGDPRELMAKQTAFARKSFETALKNAGEVAELARKSGTESVEILRERIKEAMAEIRTGYDKK from the coding sequence ATGGCAAAGCGACCGGAATCCGACACCTTCATGGACATGTTCGGCAGGTTCGGCCGCGACCTGAAGCTGCCGAACGTCGATGTCGAGGCGATCCTCAACCATCATCGCAAGAACCTCGAAGCACTGGAAAAGTCGGCCAGGGCAAGTGCTGCCGGAGCGTCGTCGCTGCTCTCCAGACAACGCGAGATGCTGCAGGACACGCTGCACGAGATCGCCGACATGGCGCAGAGCTACAGGGCTCCGGGCGATCCTCGGGAGTTGATGGCCAAGCAAACGGCGTTCGCCAGGAAATCCTTCGAAACCGCATTGAAGAATGCCGGCGAGGTGGCCGAGCTGGCCAGGAAATCCGGCACCGAATCGGTCGAGATCCTGCGCGAGCGCATCAAGGAGGCGATGGCGGAAATCCGCACCGGCTACGATAAGAAGTAA
- a CDS encoding heme ABC transporter ATP-binding protein — MIEARDVSVAIGGKGIVANVDFDVRPGEIAAIVGPNGSGKTTFLRALSGDLAYSGAVTINGRDLSVMKPVEAATTRAVLPQAMTLSFPFTVREIVRLGLLGGRSGALPGEDERLPERALARVDLDGFAGRFYQELSGGEQQRVQLARVLCQVWAPVLDGKPRYLFLDEPVSSLDIKHQLIIMDIARDFARRGGGVVAILHDLNLTAMYADRIFVMHRGRLAATGSPQDVLSDDLIEKVFDCRLRVGVLPAGDMPFVLPQSAA; from the coding sequence ATGATCGAAGCGCGGGATGTCTCGGTGGCGATCGGCGGCAAGGGCATCGTCGCCAATGTCGATTTCGACGTCCGGCCCGGCGAAATCGCGGCCATCGTCGGCCCCAATGGTTCGGGCAAGACGACTTTCCTGAGGGCGTTGTCCGGCGATCTTGCCTATTCGGGCGCGGTCACCATCAACGGCCGTGACCTGTCGGTGATGAAACCGGTCGAGGCCGCGACGACGCGCGCCGTGCTGCCGCAGGCGATGACGCTGTCCTTTCCGTTCACGGTGCGCGAGATCGTCAGGCTCGGCCTGCTCGGCGGGCGCTCGGGCGCGCTGCCCGGCGAGGACGAGCGCCTGCCCGAACGGGCGCTGGCGCGGGTCGATCTCGACGGCTTTGCCGGCCGTTTCTACCAGGAGCTTTCGGGCGGCGAGCAGCAGCGCGTGCAGTTGGCCCGTGTGCTCTGCCAGGTCTGGGCGCCGGTCCTCGACGGCAAACCGCGCTATCTCTTCCTCGACGAGCCGGTTTCCAGCCTCGACATCAAGCACCAATTGATCATCATGGACATCGCCCGCGATTTCGCCAGAAGGGGCGGCGGCGTGGTCGCCATCCTGCACGACCTCAATTTGACGGCTATGTATGCCGACCGGATTTTCGTCATGCACCGCGGCAGGCTTGCTGCCACCGGCTCGCCGCAGGACGTGCTGAGCGACGATCTGATCGAAAAAGTGTTCGATTGCCGGCTAAGGGTCGGCGTGCTGCCGGCTGGAGACATGCCGTTCGTCCTGCCGCAGTCAGCGGCTTAG
- a CDS encoding FecCD family ABC transporter permease, with protein MVDQSIAGAGTMATASDGDRSGRARIVILLLCLGLAVAVLLSLTSGASDASAVSVVGDWLLGAAPGNEALSARDRLIVYDIRLPRATLGVLIGAALAVSGAVMQGLFRNPLADPGLIGVSAGSSLGAVAVIVLGATVLAPVTSMLGTLALPLAAFCGGLATTLVLYQVATRHGRTSVATMLLAGIALAALAMALTGILIFMADDRQLRDLTFWQLGSLAGATWQKIGSVGPVIVLALAAMPFLARGLNALALGEATAGHLGIPVQRLKYTAIIGVSAAVGASVAVSGGIGFVGIVVPHLLRLAIGPDNRYLLPASALLGACLLLLADAVARTIVAPAELPIGIVTAIAGAPFFLWILLRKRGVVDL; from the coding sequence ATGGTGGATCAATCGATCGCTGGTGCGGGCACTATGGCGACAGCATCCGACGGCGACCGTTCGGGGCGCGCGCGCATCGTCATCCTGCTTTTGTGCCTGGGGCTCGCCGTTGCCGTCCTGTTGTCGCTGACCTCAGGCGCATCCGATGCCTCGGCCGTCAGCGTCGTCGGCGACTGGCTGTTGGGTGCAGCACCCGGCAATGAGGCGCTGAGCGCGCGCGACCGCCTGATCGTCTACGACATCCGCCTGCCGCGCGCCACTCTCGGCGTGCTGATCGGCGCAGCACTTGCCGTCTCCGGCGCGGTCATGCAAGGGCTGTTCCGCAACCCGCTGGCAGATCCCGGTCTCATCGGCGTTTCGGCTGGATCGAGCCTCGGCGCGGTGGCCGTCATCGTGCTTGGCGCCACGGTGCTGGCGCCGGTAACTTCGATGCTGGGCACGCTCGCTCTGCCGTTGGCGGCGTTCTGCGGCGGGCTGGCGACGACGTTGGTGCTGTATCAGGTCGCCACCCGGCACGGCCGAACCTCGGTCGCCACCATGCTGCTTGCCGGCATTGCGCTGGCGGCCCTTGCCATGGCGCTGACCGGCATCCTGATCTTCATGGCCGACGACCGGCAGTTGCGCGACCTGACCTTCTGGCAACTCGGCTCGCTCGCCGGTGCGACCTGGCAAAAGATCGGTTCCGTCGGGCCTGTGATCGTGCTGGCGCTGGCGGCGATGCCGTTCCTGGCGCGCGGCCTCAACGCTCTGGCGCTGGGCGAAGCCACCGCCGGCCATCTCGGCATTCCGGTACAGCGGCTAAAATACACGGCCATTATCGGCGTTTCGGCGGCGGTCGGGGCATCCGTCGCCGTCAGCGGCGGCATCGGCTTTGTCGGCATCGTCGTGCCGCATTTGCTGCGTCTGGCTATCGGCCCGGACAATCGTTATTTGCTGCCGGCCTCGGCCCTGCTCGGCGCTTGCTTGCTGCTGCTGGCCGATGCCGTCGCCCGCACCATCGTGGCGCCGGCCGAGTTGCCGATCGGCATCGTCACCGCGATCGCCGGCGCTCCGTTCTTCCTCTGGATCCTGCTGCGTAAGCGTGGCGTCGTCGACCTGTGA
- a CDS encoding heme/hemin ABC transporter substrate-binding protein: protein MAPLLKRARAFRMALGAAIGLSLAFAALLPASATEGTQVFADPSKIAAIGGSITEIVFALGEQDRLVARDSTSRYPEAALKLPDVGYMRQLSPEGVLSVNPSGILALHGSGPKQAIDVLKKTSIPFIEVPERYDHEGILEKIHIVGKAIGADAKADALAAEIDAKLKAAEKQTASIKDRKRVLFVLSIQGGKILASGSETAADGIIKLSGGVNAVDGFSGYKQLSDEAVITARPDVILMMNNAGPAASDEELFANPSILSTPAGAARKVIRMDGGYLLGFGPRTADVIHDLAASLYGGQVAD, encoded by the coding sequence ATGGCTCCTTTGCTTAAACGGGCGCGTGCTTTCAGAATGGCGCTTGGGGCCGCGATCGGCCTTTCCCTGGCCTTTGCCGCATTGCTGCCGGCCAGCGCCACCGAAGGCACGCAGGTTTTTGCGGACCCGTCGAAGATAGCGGCCATCGGCGGTTCGATCACCGAGATCGTCTTTGCGCTCGGCGAGCAGGATCGGCTGGTCGCTCGCGATTCGACCAGCCGTTATCCCGAGGCGGCGCTCAAGCTGCCTGACGTCGGCTACATGCGCCAGCTGTCGCCGGAAGGCGTCCTGTCGGTCAATCCGTCGGGCATCCTGGCGCTGCACGGCAGCGGGCCGAAGCAAGCCATCGACGTGCTGAAGAAGACGAGCATCCCGTTCATCGAGGTGCCCGAGCGCTACGACCATGAAGGCATTCTCGAAAAGATCCACATCGTCGGCAAGGCGATTGGCGCCGACGCCAAGGCCGATGCGCTGGCAGCCGAGATCGATGCCAAGCTGAAGGCCGCCGAAAAGCAGACCGCTTCGATCAAGGACCGCAAGCGCGTCCTGTTCGTGCTGTCGATACAGGGCGGCAAGATCCTCGCTTCCGGCAGCGAGACTGCCGCCGACGGCATCATCAAGCTTTCGGGCGGTGTCAACGCGGTTGACGGCTTCTCCGGCTACAAGCAATTGTCCGACGAGGCTGTTATCACCGCCAGGCCCGACGTGATCCTGATGATGAACAATGCCGGTCCTGCCGCATCGGATGAGGAACTGTTCGCGAACCCGTCCATATTGTCGACACCGGCGGGTGCGGCGCGCAAGGTGATCCGCATGGATGGCGGCTATCTGCTCGGCTTCGGGCCGCGCACCGCCGACGTCATCCACGACCTTGCCGCCTCGCTTTATGGCGGGCAGGTCGCGGACTGA
- a CDS encoding TonB family protein: MISPLPDANGELAIAPTEPLAPVRPSAMSRKWTAAIIASCLFHVAVAAAFLIAPGGMSDSKDAIQMEGTDQTGANVVGSDLEGQAPGAMNVTLVPDPQPAKPEVKPEPPADRPTGEMAEQPPAPLPQIVKQPTAAPDILMADTPRLDEQSVAPKIETPAEPAAPAESTEAPPADIGQPPIPTPRPSATPGLGGAGETNDARGAADGEERHAVTSSKGKKQAAAGNAMESRYSGEVQKKLARANRRVSKSIQASARNNARVVFVVMADGSISDIQLAESSGSAELDQFALTLVRKQAPFPPIPSETGKSSWVFKARIGPF; encoded by the coding sequence ATGATCAGTCCTCTCCCCGACGCCAATGGCGAACTGGCGATTGCGCCGACCGAACCGCTTGCGCCGGTCCGACCGTCAGCCATGAGCCGCAAATGGACGGCAGCGATCATCGCCTCCTGCCTGTTTCATGTCGCGGTGGCGGCCGCTTTTCTCATCGCACCTGGCGGCATGTCCGATTCCAAGGATGCAATCCAGATGGAAGGCACCGATCAAACCGGCGCCAACGTGGTCGGCAGCGACTTGGAAGGTCAGGCCCCGGGCGCGATGAACGTTACCTTGGTGCCCGACCCGCAGCCGGCCAAGCCTGAGGTCAAGCCCGAGCCGCCTGCCGACCGGCCCACCGGGGAAATGGCCGAGCAGCCCCCCGCGCCCTTGCCGCAGATTGTCAAACAACCCACCGCCGCGCCAGACATACTGATGGCCGACACCCCGCGCCTCGACGAGCAGAGCGTGGCTCCGAAGATTGAAACGCCGGCAGAGCCGGCTGCTCCGGCCGAGAGCACCGAGGCGCCTCCTGCCGATATCGGACAGCCGCCGATCCCAACCCCAAGGCCGAGCGCGACACCAGGTCTTGGCGGAGCCGGCGAAACGAACGATGCCCGCGGCGCGGCGGATGGCGAGGAACGCCACGCGGTGACGTCCAGCAAGGGCAAGAAGCAGGCAGCGGCAGGTAATGCGATGGAATCCCGCTACAGCGGTGAAGTTCAGAAGAAGCTTGCCCGCGCCAACCGTCGTGTCTCGAAATCGATACAAGCGAGCGCCCGCAACAATGCCAGGGTCGTTTTCGTTGTCATGGCCGACGGCAGCATCAGCGATATACAGCTTGCCGAAAGCTCAGGTTCTGCGGAGCTTGATCAGTTCGCTTTAACACTGGTGCGCAAGCAAGCACCGTTCCCTCCCATTCCAAGCGAAACTGGCAAGTCAAGTTGGGTGTTTAAAGCGCGGATCGGTCCATTTTAA
- a CDS encoding DUF445 domain-containing protein produces MSQSAPTLASARFDADADAKLSALRRTKFVATAALALCVLVFAVAKSFEGHYAWLAFVAAFAEAATIGGLADWYAVVALFRRPLGLPIPHTAIIPENQNRIADNLGRFIEVNFLAPEPVREKLAEVDFSALVADWLADPNRAADLSHFVGRLVPQTLAAVEQSGLRGFVTSRMLEQIEKVPLAPLAAELLSALTDDRRHQRLFDEFTKVVGRFLSDEQALATMREKIREELPSLFNLFRADAYLLKKIVASAGSLLDEVRADPDHPMRAEFDRFVLTFVERLRTSKQYAKRAEKLKRDFLARPELKALAGDMWESLSVFIEQDAKAPNSMIRAHLANMFVEVGRHLAGDAQIRADMNQGFVVALSSFVESQKSGVSKFIADQVKRWDLAQLTRLIEMNIGRDLQYIRFNGMVIGGLAGVVLHTVERLFLVG; encoded by the coding sequence ATGTCACAATCAGCACCGACTTTGGCATCCGCCCGGTTCGATGCCGACGCGGACGCCAAGCTTTCGGCGCTTCGGCGCACCAAGTTCGTCGCCACCGCAGCGCTCGCGCTCTGCGTCCTCGTCTTTGCGGTGGCCAAGTCGTTCGAGGGCCACTATGCGTGGCTGGCGTTCGTCGCCGCTTTCGCCGAGGCGGCAACCATCGGTGGGCTGGCCGACTGGTATGCGGTGGTCGCGCTGTTCAGACGGCCGCTCGGCCTGCCGATCCCGCACACCGCCATCATCCCGGAGAACCAGAACCGCATCGCCGACAATCTCGGCCGCTTCATCGAGGTCAATTTCCTGGCGCCCGAGCCGGTGCGCGAAAAGCTTGCCGAGGTCGATTTTTCCGCGCTCGTCGCGGACTGGCTGGCCGACCCCAACCGCGCCGCCGATCTGTCGCATTTCGTCGGCCGGCTGGTGCCGCAGACACTGGCGGCCGTGGAGCAGTCGGGCCTGCGCGGCTTCGTCACCAGCCGCATGCTGGAGCAGATCGAAAAGGTGCCGCTGGCGCCGCTCGCCGCCGAGTTGCTGTCGGCCCTGACCGACGACCGCCGCCACCAAAGACTGTTCGACGAATTCACCAAGGTCGTCGGCCGGTTCCTGAGCGACGAGCAGGCGCTGGCGACGATGCGCGAGAAGATCCGCGAGGAACTGCCGTCGCTGTTCAACCTGTTTCGCGCCGATGCCTATCTGCTGAAGAAGATCGTCGCCTCCGCCGGTTCGCTGCTCGACGAGGTGAGGGCCGATCCCGATCACCCGATGCGCGCCGAATTCGACCGTTTTGTCCTGACCTTCGTCGAGCGGCTGAGGACATCCAAGCAATACGCCAAGCGCGCCGAGAAACTGAAGCGCGATTTCCTCGCCCGGCCGGAGCTGAAGGCGCTGGCCGGCGACATGTGGGAAAGCCTCAGTGTGTTCATCGAGCAGGACGCCAAGGCGCCGAATTCGATGATCCGCGCCCATCTCGCCAACATGTTCGTCGAGGTCGGCCGCCATCTTGCCGGCGACGCGCAGATCAGGGCCGACATGAACCAGGGTTTCGTCGTGGCGCTGTCTTCCTTCGTCGAAAGCCAGAAGAGCGGCGTCTCGAAATTCATCGCCGATCAGGTCAAGCGCTGGGACCTTGCCCAGCTCACCAGGCTGATCGAGATGAACATCGGCAGGGACCTGCAATATATCCGGTTCAACGGCATGGTCATCGGCGGCCTTGCCGGCGTGGTGCTCCATACGGTGGAACGGCTGTTCCTCGTCGGCTGA
- a CDS encoding MaoC family dehydratase: MTQTRPRTPPTYEQLRTMTGQELGASDWTTVDQSRIDQFAECTGDRQWIHVDPERAKRQSPFRATIAHGYLTLSIIGALALDMGIVPENTQAVFNYGFDKVRFLAPVRAGARIRLRITLLSMEDKGPGQYLMKAANIVEIEGEKKPALTAETLVMLYERRRRRAGA; the protein is encoded by the coding sequence ATGACGCAAACACGGCCGAGGACGCCGCCGACCTACGAGCAGCTCAGGACGATGACAGGGCAGGAGCTTGGCGCGTCGGACTGGACGACGGTCGACCAGAGCCGCATCGACCAGTTCGCCGAATGCACGGGCGACCGCCAATGGATCCATGTCGATCCAGAGCGGGCGAAGCGGCAGAGCCCGTTCCGCGCCACCATCGCGCATGGCTATCTGACGCTGTCGATCATCGGTGCGCTGGCGCTCGACATGGGCATCGTGCCCGAAAACACGCAAGCCGTCTTCAACTACGGCTTCGACAAGGTGCGGTTCCTGGCGCCGGTCAGGGCCGGCGCGCGCATCAGGCTGCGCATCACGCTTTTGTCCATGGAGGACAAAGGCCCCGGCCAGTATCTGATGAAGGCCGCCAATATCGTCGAGATCGAAGGTGAGAAGAAGCCGGCGCTGACCGCCGAAACGCTGGTTATGCTCTATGAGCGGCGCCGCAGGCGGGCAGGGGCGTGA
- the hemP gene encoding hemin uptake protein HemP, with translation MNTHNPSDFRPNDFRDRVRRSDDNSARFDRVPLTVRTLSSNTLFQGEHEIGIEHHGALYRLKITRQGKLILNK, from the coding sequence ATGAACACGCACAATCCCAGTGACTTTCGCCCCAATGACTTTCGCGATCGCGTCCGCCGTTCCGACGACAATTCGGCTCGTTTCGATCGGGTCCCGTTAACGGTGAGGACCCTGTCCAGCAACACGCTGTTCCAGGGCGAACACGAGATCGGCATCGAGCATCACGGAGCGCTCTACCGGCTGAAGATCACCCGCCAGGGCAAGCTCATCCTCAACAAGTAG
- a CDS encoding hemin-degrading factor has product MDQRVKPAPHEIRRARADNPKTRERDLAAQLGISEAELVAAHCGDGVVCVEPRVNDLLTGLEAVGEVMALTRNESAVHEKIGVYDKVVTGNHNAMVLGENIDLRIFPKVWAHGFAVEKRDGGDIRRSLQFFDAAGEAVHKVHLRPASNLYAYQKLVAELESPNQESTVAISEEGAISEGGPENEAEASDAPADVDDLRDRWSRLTDVHQFFGMLKTLKLDRRQAMRMVGQDYAWLLDNDAVSAMLHHAAEGEMPIMCFVGSRGCIQIHSGPIKSIKPMGPWINVLDETFHLHLRTDHIQEVWAVRKPTKDGHVTSLEAYGADGKMIIQFFGKRHEGESEREDWRFLAENLPRIPSPTAA; this is encoded by the coding sequence ATGGACCAGCGCGTAAAGCCCGCGCCGCACGAGATCCGGCGGGCGCGGGCAGACAATCCGAAGACGCGCGAGCGCGATCTCGCCGCCCAGCTCGGCATTTCGGAGGCCGAGCTGGTCGCCGCGCATTGCGGCGACGGCGTCGTCTGCGTCGAACCGCGCGTCAACGATCTTCTGACCGGCCTCGAAGCCGTCGGCGAGGTGATGGCGCTGACGCGCAACGAAAGCGCTGTGCACGAGAAGATCGGCGTCTACGACAAGGTCGTCACCGGCAACCACAATGCCATGGTGCTTGGCGAGAACATCGACCTGCGCATTTTCCCGAAAGTCTGGGCGCACGGCTTTGCCGTCGAAAAGCGTGACGGCGGCGATATCAGGCGCAGCCTGCAGTTCTTCGATGCGGCAGGCGAGGCGGTGCACAAGGTGCATCTGCGGCCGGCGTCGAACCTCTATGCCTATCAGAAGCTGGTCGCCGAGCTCGAATCGCCGAACCAGGAGTCGACTGTTGCGATTTCAGAGGAGGGGGCGATTTCAGAAGGCGGGCCTGAAAACGAGGCCGAGGCTTCCGACGCTCCCGCTGATGTCGACGATCTGCGCGACCGCTGGAGCCGGCTGACCGACGTGCATCAGTTCTTCGGCATGCTGAAGACGCTGAAGCTCGACCGCCGCCAGGCGATGCGCATGGTCGGCCAGGATTACGCCTGGCTGCTCGACAATGATGCGGTCAGCGCCATGTTACATCATGCCGCCGAGGGCGAGATGCCGATCATGTGCTTTGTCGGCAGTCGCGGCTGCATCCAGATCCATTCGGGCCCGATCAAGTCGATCAAGCCGATGGGGCCATGGATCAACGTGCTGGACGAGACTTTCCACCTGCATCTGCGAACCGACCACATCCAAGAGGTCTGGGCCGTGCGCAAACCGACCAAGGACGGCCATGTCACGTCTCTCGAAGCCTATGGCGCCGACGGCAAGATGATCATCCAGTTCTTCGGCAAGCGCCATGAAGGCGAAAGCGAGCGCGAGGACTGGCGGTTTCTGGCAGAGAACCTGCCGCGCATTCCAAGTCCGACCGCAGCGTGA
- a CDS encoding TonB-dependent receptor plug domain-containing protein, translating to MAALLAVAAAIALLTPSASAQSANAQQAAQPATDQQQTEQAQTPEEVAPAGATLLDQILVISRTGETAIDSLASASHVDQEQLERRMATTPNEMLLGVPGVAVQADARRVSSSINIRGLQDFGRVAVIVDGARQNFQRSDHGPQSTFYIDPELIKSVDVIRGPVANTYGSGAIGGVVLFETKDAEDYLRDGETWAASATGRYESMAKAGRPAPPAPTVSTRTGMSSATSSIATMMTTRMAAAIR from the coding sequence ATGGCCGCACTGCTGGCGGTTGCTGCGGCGATCGCGCTGCTCACCCCGTCGGCCAGTGCTCAGTCGGCCAATGCTCAACAGGCCGCCCAACCTGCAACAGACCAGCAGCAGACCGAGCAAGCGCAGACGCCTGAAGAGGTTGCCCCGGCAGGCGCAACGCTGCTCGACCAGATCCTGGTCATCAGCCGCACCGGCGAGACGGCGATCGATTCCCTGGCTTCGGCCAGCCATGTCGATCAGGAGCAATTGGAACGCCGTATGGCGACGACGCCCAACGAAATGCTGTTGGGTGTGCCGGGTGTAGCGGTCCAGGCAGACGCAAGGCGCGTCAGCTCCAGCATCAATATCCGTGGCTTGCAGGATTTCGGGCGCGTCGCAGTGATCGTCGACGGTGCGCGGCAAAATTTCCAGCGCTCCGACCACGGCCCGCAATCCACCTTCTATATCGACCCGGAGCTCATCAAATCCGTCGACGTCATCCGCGGCCCGGTCGCCAACACCTACGGCTCGGGCGCCATCGGCGGCGTCGTCCTGTTCGAGACCAAGGACGCGGAAGACTATCTTCGCGACGGCGAGACATGGGCGGCGTCCGCGACCGGGCGCTACGAGAGCATGGCGAAGGCTGGACGACCAGCGCCGCCGGCGCCTACTGTTTCAACGAGAACTGGGATGTCCTCGGCAACATCGTCTATCGCGACTATGATGACTACAAGGATGGCGGCGGCGATACGGTGA